Proteins found in one Ornithorhynchus anatinus isolate Pmale09 chromosome 8, mOrnAna1.pri.v4, whole genome shotgun sequence genomic segment:
- the SEMA6D gene encoding semaphorin-6D isoform X1 — MQRAEQHKCFGVEAPCPEPLVAVLPRRPEPAMRLLLLQAWTTLLAVPRLWAASFPEDEEPINAVDSLYTQQYPVFRGRPSGNESQHRLDFQLMVKIRDTLFIAGRDQVYTVNLNEEPKADIIPHKKLVWRSRQQDRENCAMKGKHRDECHNFIKVFVPRNDEMVFVCGTNAFNPMCRYYRLNTLEYDGEEISGLARCPFDARQTNVALFADGKLYSATVADFLASDAVIYRSLGDGSALRTIKYDSKWIKEPHFLHATEYGNFVYFFFREIAVEHNSLGKAVYSRVARICKNDVGGSQRVLEKHWTSFLKARLNCSVPGDSFFYFDVLQAVTDILSVGGVPTVLGVFTTQLNSIPGSAVCAFSMDDIEKVFEGRFKEQKSPDSVWTAVPEERVPSPRPGCCARHGLAEAYRTSIDFPDETLSFIKSHPLMDLAVPSLAEEPWFTKTRVRYRLTAIAVDAAAGPYRNHTVMFVGSEAGVLLKVLAETRPPSLNGSVLLEEIDAYHQAKCSRESDEDRKIIALQLDPEHHAVFVAYTGCVVRVPLSRCERFGSCKKSCIASRDPYCGWLSTGVCGRAAAGTLAGGFEQDTESGHTAHLGECHDILPPPTTPDYKTSGGPTSDVTPSSPSTPARGTSPAPAPRGAGRWRPRLTSSRKLVVHADPNPPDFTGPLAGVPKGVRWDVQASESSQMVHMNVLITCVFAAFVLGAFIAGAAVYCYRDALARRARKIRKDAESAQSCTDSGGSFAKLSGLFDSPVQEFQHHAGSPKLYATLLTGRKEVAPPPAAGADPRAPPPPPELAALPTPESTPVLQPKPPPQAGRGPAAGRKDAPPFLPASPPPHSPLAPAHIPSAIVLPNATHDFNTSFSNSNAYRAERAALQGADHPLAPPAARRDPRRASDSRHAFREPRKPQPPQREGAAGPGPPPPALLGDLAGASASLVLEAMGGLAELPPKVPHREASLYSPPSTLPRNSPTKRLDVPTAPAAALTSLERQRGYPRTSAQRHSISALPKSLPSPSGGAAAGLLFRQPCGPRGGGGGGGGYLPPGAGPKTDYGPGPPVNGHLPPALSRQSGYAGPGTLPRSGVKRTSSLKPDVPPKPAFAPQTPAAVRPLNKYSY; from the exons ATGCAGAGAGCAGAGCAGCACAAATGTTTTGGAGTAGAA gcaccgtgcccGGAGCCCCTAGTTGCCGTCCTCCCCCGAAGGCCCGAGCCAGCCATGAGGCTCCTCCTGCTCCAGGCCTGGACCACGCTGCTCGCCGTCCCCCGGCTCTGGGCCGCCAGCTTTCCTGAAGATGAGGAACCCATCAACGCCGTGGACTCTCTCT ACACCCAGCAGTACCCAGTGTTCAGGGGACGCCCTTCTGGCAACGAATCTCAGCACCGGCTGGACTTTCAGCTGATGGTGAAGATCCGAGATACTCTGTTCATCGCAGGCCG GGATCAAGTTTACACTGTGAACCTGAATGAAGAGCCCAAAGCTGACATCATTCCACACAAG AAGCTGGTGTGGCGGTCGAGGCAGCAGGACCGAGAGAACTGTGCCATGAAGGGAAAGCACAGG GATGAATGCCACAACTTCATTAAGGTGTTTGTCCCGAGGAACGACGAGATGGTCTTTGTCTGCGGCACGAATGCCTTCAACCCCATGTGCCGATACTACCGG CTGAACACCCTGGAGTACGATGGGGAAGAAATCAGTGGCTTGGCACGGTGTCCATTCGACGCCAGGCAGACCAATGTGGCTCTCTTTGCAG aTGGGAAACTCTACTCTGCCACTGTGGCCGACTTCCTGGCCAGCGATGCCGTGATCTATCGGAGCCTGGGTGATGGCTCAGCTCTGCGGACCATCAAATACGACTCCAAGTGGATCAAAG AGCCGCACTTCCTGCATGCCACCGAGTACGGGAACTTTGTCTACTTCTTCTTCCGTGAAATCGCCGTGGAGCACAACAGCCTGGGCAAG GCGGTCTACTCCCGCGTCGCCCGAATCTGCAAAAATGATGTAGGGGGCTCCCAGCGCGTCCTAGAGAAGCACTGGACCTCTTTCCTGAAAGCCCGGCTCAACTGCTCCGTCCCTGGTGACTCCTTCTTCTACTTCGACGTTCTGCAGGCTGTCACAGACATCCTGTCTGTCGGTGGGGTCCCCACCGTGCTGGGGGTCTTCACCACGCAGCTCAACAG CATCCCCGGCTCGGCCGTCTGCGCCTTCAGCATGGATGACATTGAGAAGGTGTTCGAGGGCAGGTTCAAGGAGCAAAAAAGCCCGGACTCCGTCTGGACCGCCGTGCCGGAAGAGCGGGTCCCGAGCCCGAG GCCAGGCTGCTGTGCGAGGCACGGTCTCGCTGAGGCCTACAGAACATCCATCGACTTCCCCGACGAAACCTTGTCTTTCATCAAGTCTCACCCGCTGATGGACTTGGCTGTCCCCTCCCTCGCTGAGGAGCCATGGTTCACCAAGACCCGCGTCAG GTACCGCCTGACAGCCATCGCGGTGGATGCGGCAGCCGGGCCCTACCGGAACCACACGGTGATGTTCGTGGGTTCCGAGGCGGGGGTGCTGCTCAAGGTGCTGGCCGAGACCCGGCCGCCGTCTCTGAATGGCAGCGTGCTTCTGGAGGAGATTGATGCCTACCACCAGGCCAA GTGCAGCCGGGAGAGTGATGAGGACCGGAAGATAATCGCACTGCAGCTGGACCCAGAGCACCATGCCGTGTTTGTGGCCTACACCGGCTGCGTCGTCCGCGTCCCCCTGAGCCGCTGTGAGCGCTTTGGCTCCTGCAAGAA ATCTTGCATCGCATCGCGGGACCCGTACTGCGGCTGGCTGAGCACAGGAGTGtgtgggcgggcggcggcggggacgcT CGCCGGAGGCTTTGAGCAGGACACCGAGTCCGGGCACACGGCACACCTCGGGGAATGCCACG ACATTTTGCCTCCTCCAACCACACCAGATTACAAAACATCTGGCGGGCCAACATCTG ACGTGACGCCCTCCTCGCCCTCCACTCCGGCTAGGGGGacttcccccgccccggccccgcggggggcTGGACGCTGGAGACCCAGGCTGACCAGCTCTCGGAAGCTTGTAGTGCACGCCGACCCCAATCCCCCCGATTTTACCGGACCCCTAGCAGGGGTCCCCAAGG GTGTCCGGTGGGACGTGCAGGCGTCCGAGTCCAGCCAGATGGTGCACATGAACGTCTTGATCACCTGCGTCTTCGCCGCCTTCGTGCTGGGCGCCTTCATCGCCGGCGCCGCCGTCTACTGCTACCGCGACGCCCTGGCCCGGCGGGCCCGGAAGATCCGCAAGGACGCCGAGTCGGCCCAGTCCTGCACGGACTCGGGCGGCAGCTTCGCCAAGCTCAGCGGCCTGTTCGACAGCCCCGTCCAGGAGTTCCAGCACCACGCCGGCTCCCCCAAACTCTACGCCACCCTGCTGACCGGCCGCAAGGAGGtcgcgccgccccccgccgccggcgccgacccccgcgccccgccgcccccgcccgagcTGGCCGCGCTGCCCACGCCCGAGTCCACGCCGGTCCTCCAGCCGAAGCCGCCCCCGcaggccggccggggcccggccgccggccgcAAGGACgcgcccccgttcctccccgccAGCCCCCCGCCGCACTCGCCCCTGGCCCCGGCCCACATCCCCAGCGCCATCGTGCTGCCCAACGCCACGCACGACTTCAACACGTCCTTCTCCAACTCCAACGCCTACCGGGCGGAGCGGGCGGCCCTGCAGGGCGCGGACCACCCTCTGGCCCCGCCGGCCGCCAGGCGGGACCCCCGCCGCGCCTCCGACTCCCGCCACGCCTTCCGCGAGCCCCGCAAACCGCAGCCGCCGCAGCGCGAGggcgcggccgggcccgggcctccccctccGGCCCTGCTGGGGGACCTGGCGGGGGCCTCGGCCTCCCTGGTACTGGAGGCCATGGGCGGCCTGGCCGAGCTGCCCCCCAAGGTGCCCCACCGCGAGGCCTCGCTCTATTCGCCGCCGTCCACCCTGCCGCGGAACAGCCCGACCAAGCGGCTGGACGTGCCCACGGCGCCGGCCGCCGCCCTGACCTCCctggagaggcagcgcggctacCCCCGGACCTCGGCCCAACGCCACTCCATCTCCGCCCTGCCCAAGAGCCTGCCCTCCCCGAGCGGCGGGGCCGCTGCGGGACTCCTGTTCCGCCAGCCCTGTGggccccgcggcggcggcggcggcggcggcggctaccTGCCCCCCGGCGCCGGGCCCAAGACGGACTACGGCCCGGGGCCGCCGGTCAACGGGCACCTGCCGCCGGCCCTGTCCCGGCAGAGCGGCTACGCCGGCCCCGGCACCCTCCCCCGCAGCGGGGTGAAGAGGACCTCCTCCCTCAAACCGGACGTGCCGCCCAAGCCCGCCTTCGCCCCGCAAACCCCCGCCGCCGTCCGGCCCCTGAACAAGTACAGCTACTAG